The DNA region ttccCCCTTCGGGATGGGATCTAAAcattcatgtttctagggtcagcggtttgggctggacggtgatgaataccccccataaataataaataacatgGGAAACGAAAGGATGCCAACTACTGATGGGATCCAGAGCACTTGGAATCACTTCAAACATGACTTgaagacctatcaagactttcaagaattTTAAGCTTCCAGTCATGTTGAAAGTGCTTCGAATTAGTCGCCTCATATACAATACAGATTCGAAGCGCTGCGAAGTTATCACTAAAGGTATTATTACTCtacgttgggaaacactgtcCTATAGACTATCAGTAGAGTAACACCCTGCATAAACATCGTATAGAAATAAATCGCTTACTGTAATCAGCTGTTCTATCTTCGCGCAAGTAACACGGCACATGTGGCACTTGAAAGCGGAAAGCAGCGACCCATGCTTGGCTTTTAAATGCCCCATAAAGGATTCTGGCACGTAGAAGAACTTGCCGCAGTCTGTTAAAGGATTCCACAGTTATTCACAGCGAATACACTAATATACACGAATCTTAAGATACttgatatttaaaatataccatGTTGGCAGATGTAAGGTTGCACGTAATCATGGCGATTGATTTCTTCCTTCATCGGTACTTCTTTCAGCATTTTCCCAAGTAATATCCCATGATGGCCAGAGTGGCACATAGACTATTAACAAAACAAGATACATAATGTAATCTACAAAGAAAGCTTCGCGTCGAAGAAGCAACAGACTCCGTACCTGATGCATCAGCACATACGATGGTGCGATGCCTCTGTAAAAGCAGTAGCAGCATTGGTAACGGCAGTGCGTGTGCTTATCCTCTATGTGAAGCTTCATCTCGCTCCAGTCCTTCAGCACCATGTAACAATAGGCACAGTTTTGGAAGTCGTAAGGCGGCGACAGCTTCAGCTTCTCGGCCTCGCTTGCGTGCTGAAGATAATGCTGCTGGTACTGCTCCAACGTGTCAGTAGTAAAGCGACACTCGCGCCCCATACATTTGTACAAGTGAGTCAACTTGGTCGTCTTCAACATGGCCTTGTAAGCATCCGCAGACTTGAGTTTAATCGCGCCAACAGGAGTCAGAGTGTCCCTTGGCTTCAGAATGGTCGGTGTTCGAACCACCTTCAGGATCTTGTAATTCAAGTTCGAAAGCTGCGGTGATCCTCCAACAGTCACAGTGCGCGTAGTCACCGGGGTCACCACTGTGCTCTTACTCACGGAAAGCGGCACCGATAGCGTCTTGTTATCTACTTGTATGATTTTAGACTTGGGCGCAATTGGAATGTAGTTCGTTGTTAGCTGCGCAGTGGTTACAGAAACCGGTGAGGCGGGGAGGCTCTTCAttggaattaatttcactgTATCCGATGTGCCAGACTGCGCTGCTTGTATGGTCTTCGTTAACGGTTGTGTAATGGTGACGGTATTCAATCTCTTTAAAATCAGAGGCGATTTAGATTTCTTTAACACAGATACACCCTTGCTTTTCATCGGAGACGTTTCGACTGCTTTTCTAATGTCGTGTATCTGAAACGAAGGTAGACAAATCTTCTGAATATTCAATGGGGAGGAATGCGGAAGGAAGTCTGACTTAGCGGCGCGTTGTGGGACTTACGATGGGACTTTCGGTGGCATTAATGTCAGCCCTCGGCGCGAGACTGACTACGTTCTCGATTTTCAAGAACGAGCACTCTTCTTCCTCGTCCACCTTTAATACGCTGGTCATCGCACCCAGCGTACTAGCCTCGTTTCCATCTATTagataaaatatttgttaaagagCTGCAGATACGACAAGTTACATATAAtctgagaaaataaattttattatatagttCAAAGAGTGTGAAAAATTATCACCGTTCGTGGCTAGTAAGTCTTCTTGAACGCTTGGCGGTGTCACAGACAACATGTCTCCGCTTAGCCGTCTCAGTCTAATGAAGTTCTTGGGTGCGTCAGCGTCTTCGTGCATGTCTGGTGATATTTCGTGGAATCTATTTTGCAATTTCCCAATGAACCGCTTGATACTAGATATAGGAACTACGTCCGGTGGTTTTGGAATAGAACCAAGGAAAGACAAGGTTTCGGTAGGTTTAGCAGGTTTAGAAGCCTCTTCTTCTTTGCATGCCTCGAGTGGCTTCGTAGCCTGTAGCTGAGCAGCGAGTCTTTGAATAGTGGTGAGCATTGGATCTTTAGAGGAGGCGTTAATATTAGAAGTCTCCTGTAAGATCATATTTACATCCGTAGGTGGTTCAGTGTCTGACAGCTCGCTGCTGGAATCAGACTCGTAAACAGGAGCCGAGGTCCTTGTATTCTCGGTATCGCTATTCTCTACATCGCTTTCATCCTTCTTCTGATCCAACGTTGCCAGTGGATCTCTCACCTTCGACTCTGATTGGTCTGCTTCGGACATAGTCTCAGACTCGCCCTCTTTGCTGGACAATGCTGTTATCGCAACAGGATCCTCAGATTGCTTATCCTCTTCTGGCACTTGTTGGACCGACAAGTTGATTTTTGAATCGTGTACAGCAGGTacagtcgtcgtcgtcgttgaatCCAACGGAGTTGCCAAATTGCTAGCGACTTTACTAGAAGAATCAGGAACTACGATGGAGTCATTCTCACTGCCCGTCGCCACTATATTCGTCTTCATTTTGTCTTTCAGCTTGTCTATGATAGAAAGACCTTTCTTGGACGTATCCTTCTGCAATTTGATGCCAATATTCTGAATGATCTCCTGCATCTTCCTCTTCCGCTCCAACTGTATCTCCACTTCTTTCTTCTCCAATTCCGGCGGGCAAACGAATACGCTTAGATTATTCCCCGCTGGTAGACTGGAATCGCCGTCGGCTTGCGGtggcttcttcttctcctcatTATCAGACCGCACCTCTACAGGCTCTTCCTCTTTCGCCAGCCCGTCCTCGACCACAAATACTTTCTTCTCTTCGTCGCATACTTTGCTACTTTTCACCGGCTTTATCTCGCTCGCATCATCGCCCTGCTTAACAGAAACTACTGTGTCGATCACTGGCCCCTCCAGCTTCTCTGTACTCAGTAGCGGCTCTTCGACCTTCACCATTTCACTGATCAAGACCTCCGCGGGCGCTAGTTTGACAAACTCGATGGACATATTGACCTTTATCACACTCGCCTTCGAGTTGTCTTGGTGCCACAGTTGGATATGATCCTCCACATTGCGCTTTTTCAATTGTATGTAGTTGCATCTCGAGCAGAGGTAGCCATAGATGCGGTTCTCGTCGGGAATCTCATCCTCGGTGATGGATTCGTTAAAGGTATCCTTGAGTTTGCGGCACACCTTGTAGTAATGCGTCCTCATGGAGGACTTGGCTACAGCTTGGTAAGGGCAACAGTTGCACCTGAACCTGTACTCTCCCGTGTGCGTGGTGCAGTGCTCGTAAAAGGCTTCCATTGCGACCTTCGCGGCGCCCTCTGTGAAGAACGGGCAAACCCTGCAAGTGAACTTGCAAGTCTGCTCTGTCAGAGGTTTCAAGGAAGCGTTCTCCACGTCATTATCCTTCGCATCCTGGATAGCCGATTGCGCGTCCGCGGTTTTCAGCCTTGAAATCAGAATCTCCTTTCCAGGATGGCTTAGTTTGTAATGATGGACGATGTTCTTACCAGTGAAGAAGCAGAGCAGGCATTTGTACTTCTCCTGCCCCGTCCACGCGTAGTCGATCAAGGTATTTATATCTAAATCGTAGAAAGACCTGTCTAGTTCTTTACTCTTTGCGCTCTTTGATTCCCCATCATTGCTGATAGCTTCCGTGCAGATAAGATCCTTGACTTCCAGTGGCTCTTCGTTCAGAGAAGCTGTAATATTCTCTTTGCTGTCTGCAGAATCATCCAATAACAGAGAATTATCCAGCTTCTGATTACTCAGGCTGGCGTCAAGGTCCTCGAGGCTGCCTTTGCGCTTCTCAGTCCCGTCCACCGCTTTCTCATCTGTAACCGAGGAATCATCCATCTTTGCCGAAGTGTTCAGCTCGGAACTAATGTTCAGAGCATCGGAGTCTCCTTTAGGCGAAGACGATGATGTTATagccttcttcctcttcttcttagaCAGGATTCCCATCTGCCAACtgcatttcttcttcttcttcttcgcagAAGACTTCCTAATGCTCGGCTCAACGGGCAGCTCACTCGCATCGTCATCGATGTCGGCGTCACTTCCCTTATCAGCCATTGAAGTATCCTTCTCCAGATCGCTCTTGGACGGTACCAACCCCACCAAAATGTTACTCAGCAGCTCTTCATTGGCGCTGCTGTCCAGTTTCGGCAAACCAAAGCCCGCTTTCTTACTGGAAGCAACGCTGCTAGACATGGAGATGTCGGAAATGATGCTTTCCTCGTCCGATAAGAAGCCATCGTCACCTTTTCCTTCGCTCGCCAACTCTTTCTTCTTCGTAGCTTTCTTAGAAGAACTCTGGCTGGACTTCCTCTTGGCCGGTGGTTCCACTTCAGGCTCAGACAACTTATCAGGATGAAGAGATATGTCCACTGCAGCGGCCAGCTCCGAGACATCTATCCCAAAGCTCTCGTCAGAGGAACTATCGAACATCACCCTGGAACAGTCCAACTTTGAAATGTCTGTCTTCTCGACGAGCACGCGCGGTTCTTTAACGGTCTCCTTATTAATTATACGCTTGCTTCTTCGCAGCATTTCAGTTTCGTCGTTGCAGGAGTCTCTACTGGACAAGGTACCGGAATTCAGAGCCAGTTCAGTCCTCAAGGCCAAAGGCTGATCCTCCTCGCTGTCAGAGCTCTGATTGTATTGCTTGGAGCGCTGTCTAGTTACTCTTTGCGCCTCCTTTTTACATTTGCCTCTCGATTTGCTAGATTCCTTAGAAGCTTTCTTCGGCTTAGACAAAGCAACCAGAGGCTCCTCGACGTCTGAACTCGCCTCCGCGTCCCGTTTACTCGGCTCGTCCTTCTTCGCGCTTGGTGTGCCTTGATTCGAGGTGCTCGCGCAAACATTCTGCTGGCTTTCCTTCTGCGTGCGACACAATCGGTGGCCAGTCGCTGCCACAACGTCGTCGCTGATAAACATCTCCCTGATGTCCTCCTGGAGCATCTCCAAAGAGTTTCTCCTCCTCGCCTTCGCTTTGGGTGCCTTGGAAGAAGCATTGTCCTTGTCCTCCACCTGCTCTTCATTCTTGCTCTCATTTTTGCCCTCCGCAGTCTCTGGCGCCTCTACATTGGCTTCTTCGCCCTTCGGCTCCTCTTCTTCGGCAATACTTTGGGCTCGTTGTGTGCCATCCGATTTAGATACAGTAATGTCAGAAGATTCAATGCTAGACGTCGTCTCTTCAGCGTTCTTACTCGCGTCGATCTTCTGATCATTCGGAGACGGTTCCTGCGTCGATCCTTTAGCCGACGAGGCCAAGATACCCAACCTTTCAGCAAGGGATTCTTCGTCAGAGCTGTCCGACACGATCACTCGCCGTTTCTTCCTCATTTGAATCTTTTTCGTCTCGAAAGTGTCATCTTTATCCGAGCTGCTGCTTTCGGATTCAGACTCGATGATCTTCTTGATCTTCTTCAGCTTCTTCGCCTGCAACACCTCCCCCAGTTTCTGCATGAACTTCGCCTGCTCGACGAACTTCTTCCCCTCGCCGTGCTCAAAGGATTTCCTGATCAAAGCCTCGATCCACTCCTGCGTCACTTCCTCCTTCGGCTTCGACCCTTCTGGCTCTACGTCCTCCTTCTTAGACGTCTCTGTATCTTCAGGAGCTTTAGAGGAAGTGGTGCTAATCAGATCAAGTTCCCCAAGGCAAGTGTCGTTCTTCTCTTCCACATGCTCAATGGGagtctcctcttcctccttcgcTTCCTCCTTCCTATTATCAACAAGACCTCCACCTTCGTTCCAATCCTCGAACAGAATATTCCCATCGCTGCTGCTGCTCACTTCAGCGGTAGCATCGTCCTTGTCCCTTCCCTTCTTACTCGCTCTCTCGTCCTGCTTCTCAACGGGCTCAGCAGCCTTCCCTTCGTCAAGACTATGACTAGAGGTAGGCGATTCCAAGAATTCGTTGCGCTTTATCTTCGGGATCTTGAAGTTCTGCAGGCAGTAGCCTTGAGCGGACTTCGCTTTAGTATCTATAACACCATACAGGCTCTCCAAAGGCGACTGCATCTTGTCTTTCGGCGATTTCTCCTGCGCCTGCTTCTCAGTGTCCGAGCGCCTGTGGCTCTCGGACGGCTTGGGAGGGGACTTGAGCTTCTCTTTGGCTTTCCTGAACGACGGTGAAAACTGAGGTGCCGCGGTGCGCTTCCTGGGGCCCCTCTCGTTGAAACTAGTCTCTTTACCTTTGGCAGCAGGGAAATGCTTATCCTTAGCCAACCGGGGATCCCTAACTGAGGCAGCGCCGTTGTCTCTCGGCTGGCTAGGGCTCTGGATTACCGGGGGGTGCTCCGTCCGCACTCGAGGATCGCGGTCAGACACGTTCCTCGTGTCTCTGCCGAATCTGTTGCAAGTATCCCACTCGTGGCTCTCCCTAGCCCACTCAGGTCTGCGTGCGTCGCGGTTGAAGCTGTTCCTAGGCTCTCCTCTGCTCCTTTCGTTATAATACCCGCTACGACCTCTGCCGCCGCCACGGTCCCTGTCTCTGCTCCAAGGGCAAGGCGTGCTGGGCCTCGTGTATGGCGCCTGCGGCACTTCCGCGGGGACACAGGGGACCTCGTTCTCCGGCCTGTAAGGCACATCCGTCGGTCGATTTCCTGGGGAGTCCCAGGACTGCCTCTGATGAGAATACTCAATTGTCCTGTCAAAGTTCGCATCATAAGGTCTATTCTCTCCCTGGAAGTTCCTGTACTGCGGACCCACCGGGTACCTCGTGGGAGAGATCAAAGGCTGTATCGTTGGCACGCTGGGCACGTCGATGTTGGGCATTTCCTCTGGTCTGGGAATGTGAGCGATATCCTGAGGACGCGCGGTTGGGCTCATCAGCGGCCTGATACCAGGGTTTATGTTCGCAGGGAACTGGCCAGGCCTGATCTGTCCGTCGCTAGCCTGATGGGGGTCCATGAGTATCGGTTCTCTGGGCGGACCTACGTTCCACATCTCCTGGTGCATGGCCATGGGGTGTGGATAGGGTTGCGCGGGGGAGTTTGGCATAGCGTTGAAAGTAGAGGGCGGAGGCCACTGGTTGCCTCCGAAGTCGTTGATCGGGGTCCAGTGACTCTGATTCGGCGGTATCTGTCGGTTGAAGTACTCCGGACCCTCCATTCTACACTCAGTGTCTATTCTAGGCGGCACGATTTCAGGGGCGACGTTCCCCTGGCGCCTGGGGTACATCAGAGGGTTCCTCTCCTCCGGCATGATCGGCCCACTGTGATGCATGGGGACGGAGCTGGGCATGCTCTCGTCGGGCAGTCGACTGTGGCCGTCGCGCAGCTGACGAGGATGCCTCTCGTAGTTGTCCGCGTAACGGGGCTCCATTTTCGAGCCCGGAGAAGGCGGTCGATTCCTGTCCACCACCTTCTCCACGTTAACAGGACACGAGCTCGAGCCGTGTATCAAGCTACCCGGCCCCTTAGCCTCGCTAACTTTAGGAGCTTCCGCTTTTGCGGGGATTATGCATTTCCTGCTAGTCATCTTGACTATGTGCTTGTCTATCTCCTCCCAACGCCTCTCGCTCTCACTGTCAATATCCTCCTGAGTCAGTACATAAGGCTTAGACGCCTTGGCATCCTTGCTAGGCTCCAGCTTCTTGAACTTCCCCGCCTCGTCCCTCACTTTCTCGCTCTTCTTCTCCGCCTTGCCTTCGCCCTCCTCGTTCAACAGCTCAGCCAGGTCCTCCATGGACAACGGAGGCTCGGCAGAGACTGGCGGCGGCGAGAGCAACAACGGCGCGGATGGTTTCGTGGCGGCAGGCCTCTGGACCGCCTCCTTCATCCTAGGCGAAGTGTTCTTGTGCTTAGGGTACAGGATCTCAGGGTCCGGCGACTTTAGTCTGACGTCGGGAACGTTCACTGGCGACTCTGGCCTGGCGTCAGGCGGCTCCAGAGACACCCCCAGCATCCTACCCTTCTCCAGCACCGAAGATAGCCGCCTGGAGCCGCCCAGGGAGGGAACTGGTACCGTCGGTATGTGTCTAGACGAGGTTATCGGTATTGGCACGTGGGACCTGCTGTCCTTTTGCGGCAGGTTACTCCCGACCATCTTGATCGCCGCGGACACGTCGTGGCCGGAAGTAACGATTGACTGCCAGGTCTTGCTCCTGGCAGCTTGGTTCTCGCTCTCCTCGAGCATCTCCCATTCAGAGAAAGTGATATCGTCCGCATTTTTGCTCGTGCGCTCAGTGGGTATGATGATGGGCGCTTTTGTCGGCAGCGTCTCGACTGGGTCCGGGCTAGCTGGTTTACTGGTGTCGATGAAGTCCGCGCTCCGCTCCGTGGGGATTATTATCGGCGCCACTAGGGAGACAGAGTCGGGACTCACGGGCGGGCTTGGGCTGGCTGGTGTCTCGTGGACCGCTTTCTCTTCTGAACCGTCTTCTGGCTGATGCAGCCTCGCGGGCTTGCTCTGCTCGGAAGCGGTGTCCTCTGCTGCACTGCAAGGCAGTTGGGTAAGATTTTTATGGGGAACTCTGGAGTTCTTGGAGTCCTACGTGAGTGACACTTACGTCGAGGGTTGAGCCGAGCTCGGGTCGCTTCTCTTTGGAAAATGCAGTCCTGGCGTATTTCCCTGAAACTCGTGTCGGATTAGaatgattaaaataaaaacacagCACATGCACTACGGAAGCCTGTAAACATTCAAAAATATAAAGAGAACGAGGAGTCCGAAGCGGCTACATTTACGTGAAACCAAAAAGGAGATGGAGCAGTACagagataaaacaaaagagtcCAAAAGCATTCGTTTGATTATTTGTGCTTCGGTGAGCTTTCATAAGTTCAGTGGAGGCCTACATTGTTGCtaatttttctattaaaatttaaagtgcAAGTATCGTGTTCCGAGGTAAACTTGATCCGCATTGCAGGAGAGTGATCGAATGCAAGTGTGTGAATGCAATGTGCAGATTACGTAAAGTATAATCATATACGTGGCAACACAGAGACGTATAAAAAAAGATATGAATACAGAGTGGGTACCACAGAGCAGCAAAAACTAGGGTGCAAGTATTACGTTTGCTCTATGAAGCACGTGACATAATGTTCTGCGTCTTGTGAAATGATATAAAGGAGTCGTTTCAGGATAATTTCCCTTTTCAAATGAAACTTTGTAACTAATCTCTGAGTCTGGAAAACGGGGGCGgatttgaaaatttcgcgtctgccgccctttccgcgaaatatcatcaaatacttTAATTTACATGGGTCgacgagacaatttcaaaattaattcaatacaactcgtattgtttttaaagttgtctcaaacctcagtgtttaaaccttttccaatttctttcgctgaaaatttgtcATTACCCAAAATTTATCGTTTCCTAAAGTTTGcagcttcccaaaatttattgCTCTCGAAAATTgaacgctccccaaaatttgtcgccctaagttgcagcctacttagcccatacccaaatccgcccccgGTGGAAAGCTACAATCCATTTGCAAATATTCAGTATGATTACAACGGCAATTTCCTGGTTCCTATAGAAACGCACGATGATTCTCATTTATATCTTTCATCTGTGAACACAGTACGATATCAAATCATACAGAGCATAAAGCTAAACGTTGCCGCATGGTTCACTGAATTCCCAACTTGAACCAAAATTCCAATTGTACACATAGTTGCAATCTTAGAAAAGAAAATACGCCTTTAATAGAAAATTCAGTGTAGCACAACAGCAACGTTGTATACCACGATTATTAtatataccttttccactttgtTGTGCAGCTTCTGCAGAACGTCTTCGCAGCGCTGCAGCGTCTCGATCTTCAGCCTATTTCACGCATAAGACATCCACGTTAATTCCCTTTTACATCTTAACATccttcaattacatatttccaGAGAATTCTCTCGCCAAATACATAGACGCGAAAGTTCGAATTTCCAATTCCAAATCCGTTCAAATCCCGGCTCATTAAATATTCAAAGAATTGGAAATTCGTGGTTGGACTCCCGCATAGACATTGCTCGGTATCGGTAAACATAAGCGAATGACAAGAGGTTTACGCGTGCTGTGCACCTGCGAGACGTACTTTCTCTTGCTGTTAGATAGGATCCCGTGAAGGCTCTGCATTTTCTGCAGCTGGACCTCCCGCGACTTGTCCTTA from Andrena cerasifolii isolate SP2316 chromosome 13, iyAndCera1_principal, whole genome shotgun sequence includes:
- the LOC143376099 gene encoding uncharacterized protein LOC143376099 isoform X4 — protein: MDEYDKKFAEMQKYIPFLEAMIERLQNVKDKSREVQLQKMQSLHGILSNSKRKLKIETLQRCEDVLQKLHNKVEKFQGNTPGLHFPKRSDPSSAQPSTAAEDTASEQSKPARLHQPEDGSEEKAVHETPASPSPPVSPDSVSLVAPIIIPTERSADFIDTSKPASPDPVETLPTKAPIIIPTERTSKNADDITFSEWEMLEESENQAARSKTWQSIVTSGHDVSAAIKMVGSNLPQKDSRSHVPIPITSSRHIPTVPVPSLGGSRRLSSVLEKGRMLGVSLEPPDARPESPVNVPDVRLKSPDPEILYPKHKNTSPRMKEAVQRPAATKPSAPLLLSPPPVSAEPPLSMEDLAELLNEEGEGKAEKKSEKVRDEAGKFKKLEPSKDAKASKPYVLTQEDIDSESERRWEEIDKHIVKMTSRKCIIPAKAEAPKVSEAKGPGSLIHGSSSCPVNVEKVVDRNRPPSPGSKMEPRYADNYERHPRQLRDGHSRLPDESMPSSVPMHHSGPIMPEERNPLMYPRRQGNVAPEIVPPRIDTECRMEGPEYFNRQIPPNQSHWTPINDFGGNQWPPPSTFNAMPNSPAQPYPHPMAMHQEMWNVGPPREPILMDPHQASDGQIRPGQFPANINPGIRPLMSPTARPQDIAHIPRPEEMPNIDVPSVPTIQPLISPTRYPVGPQYRNFQGENRPYDANFDRTIEYSHQRQSWDSPGNRPTDVPYRPENEVPCVPAEVPQAPYTRPSTPCPWSRDRDRGGGRGRSGYYNERSRGEPRNSFNRDARRPEWARESHEWDTCNRFGRDTRNVSDRDPRVRTEHPPVIQSPSQPRDNGAASVRDPRLAKDKHFPAAKGKETSFNERGPRKRTAAPQFSPSFRKAKEKLKSPPKPSESHRRSDTEKQAQEKSPKDKMQSPLESLYGVIDTKAKSAQGYCLQNFKIPKIKRNEFLESPTSSHSLDEGKAAEPVEKQDERASKKGRDKDDATAEVSSSSDGNILFEDWNEGGGLVDNRKEEAKEEEETPIEHVEEKNDTCLGELDLISTTSSKAPEDTETSKKEDVEPEGSKPKEEVTQEWIEALIRKSFEHGEGKKFVEQAKFMQKLGEVLQAKKLKKIKKIIESESESSSSDKDDTFETKKIQMRKKRRVIVSDSSDEESLAERLGILASSAKGSTQEPSPNDQKIDASKNAEETTSSIESSDITVSKSDGTQRAQSIAEEEEPKGEEANVEAPETAEGKNESKNEEQVEDKDNASSKAPKAKARRRNSLEMLQEDIREMFISDDVVAATGHRLCRTQKESQQNVCASTSNQGTPSAKKDEPSKRDAEASSDVEEPLVALSKPKKASKESSKSRGKCKKEAQRVTRQRSKQYNQSSDSEEDQPLALRTELALNSGTLSSRDSCNDETEMLRRSKRIINKETVKEPRVLVEKTDISKLDCSRVMFDSSSDESFGIDVSELAAAVDISLHPDKLSEPEVEPPAKRKSSQSSSKKATKKKELASEGKGDDGFLSDEESIISDISMSSSVASSKKAGFGLPKLDSSANEELLSNILVGLVPSKSDLEKDTSMADKGSDADIDDDASELPVEPSIRKSSAKKKKKKCSWQMGILSKKKRKKAITSSSSPKGDSDALNISSELNTSAKMDDSSVTDEKAVDGTEKRKGSLEDLDASLSNQKLDNSLLLDDSADSKENITASLNEEPLEVKDLICTEAISNDGESKSAKSKELDRSFYDLDINTLIDYAWTGQEKYKCLLCFFTGKNIVHHYKLSHPGKEILISRLKTADAQSAIQDAKDNDVENASLKPLTEQTCKFTCRVCPFFTEGAAKVAMEAFYEHCTTHTGEYRFRCNCCPYQAVAKSSMRTHYYKVCRKLKDTFNESITEDEIPDENRIYGYLCSRCNYIQLKKRNVEDHIQLWHQDNSKASVIKVNMSIEFVKLAPAEVLISEMVKVEEPLLSTEKLEGPVIDTVVSVKQGDDASEIKPVKSSKVCDEEKKVFVVEDGLAKEEEPVEVRSDNEEKKKPPQADGDSSLPAGNNLSVFVCPPELEKKEVEIQLERKRKMQEIIQNIGIKLQKDTSKKGLSIIDKLKDKMKTNIVATGSENDSIVVPDSSSKVASNLATPLDSTTTTTVPAVHDSKINLSVQQVPEEDKQSEDPVAITALSSKEGESETMSEADQSESKVRDPLATLDQKKDESDVENSDTENTRTSAPVYESDSSSELSDTEPPTDVNMILQETSNINASSKDPMLTTIQRLAAQLQATKPLEACKEEEASKPAKPTETLSFLGSIPKPPDVVPISSIKRFIGKLQNRFHEISPDMHEDADAPKNFIRLRRLSGDMLSVTPPSVQEDLLATNDGNEASTLGAMTSVLKVDEEEECSFLKIENVVSLAPRADINATESPIIHDIRKAVETSPMKSKGVSVLKKSKSPLILKRLNTVTITQPLTKTIQAAQSGTSDTVKLIPMKSLPASPVSVTTAQLTTNYIPIAPKSKIIQVDNKTLSVPLSVSKSTVVTPVTTRTVTVGGSPQLSNLNYKILKVVRTPTILKPRDTLTPVGAIKLKSADAYKAMLKTTKLTHLYKCMGRECRFTTDTLEQYQQHYLQHASEAEKLKLSPPYDFQNCAYCYMVLKDWSEMKLHIEDKHTHCRYQCCYCFYRGIAPSYVLMHQSMCHSGHHGILLGKMLKEVPMKEEINRHDYVQPYICQHDCGKFFYVPESFMGHLKAKHGSLLSAFKCHMCRVTCAKIEQLITHYKTHGFHKYQCLYCLSGSDSFNDMHVHLSTFHCNRLPRILERSLPPQPVRNKDVIDQLVIRILDDNFKFSEETIDRDAKSSKEPVAVDTVDTPPLDDASYSQLPKDVNMLNKEENEALNKSLSSLFGGSNNQATSSKSSSENAASEPADKSTIPSDRNSVDPLEVSVGSFDCTDEFINMNLLDNPDFLKNISSHSSDAYFPNNTAASDSKAEDSDIEIVDIVDTGSTTIRDIKYMPDSSKKDSPSANETAEAPSQEADTKEQSYSDVENSSASTDTNGTSSSSATKADKPLTLEDIKDSGLIGTKLYKCGYEGCDQSAQSAVLLRSHVKECSLGGDSKNLNCAHCSKRFMKVGFLLEHLKFHGLKRFGCSLCKMRCTVGYQAMAHMKTKHKAPNSKLVPADPKNPSVDGLFVVHPLRQGGERRGKKRKSTKSLEKESEKLVTDNEKLSFSPDEIESLPRQAIYNREVQCAVCPYTTKVRTNIIRHLLLHAKDEKVPESGPVNPVPCLDKKERMFDKMVNLASSSHQNGRMGGKVKEPSKDNDDEFIPKFVPEHKRHVVERHLSDKHSEKRPFVKVIRELENTENSQSVQEEVEEEVPDPDGNHWKCNICEHKCVYKAEMANHATTAHDEKCQYKCTLCPFKTSGKIMFEQHINSKHHNDPNVDYIMVYQRIKGVNKRTVDNVEQGGQEEPFDTTPLWRRDMPRIRHIRGILLEEDEASSESSKPGKRKSDVELASAKPAKIKPGKSNSLDDAKQAKEKSKRLSSCEKVPGDSENSNESPAVAEKAKETKFKTIEDNDFNDSDVGRFGPYGKPDGNMYVCTLCTQFKTKYKHDMRDHLYRELNYARWHCKECGYLSVNRNALLKHFTKRHNGERPNHEPLTPDDDIEEWVGTLLKRQTLMIKGLLSKQSTSNTDTSAVTSGSGTSAKASPVKAAQNTWSKAAKAASLSNKPLNPQDSKVPDTLIDLDALDDSSKDNEGLAEAKDEVPVKKERLKNTAQSNKPGAEGDREKTLICKHCNMAFTRWRGFKLHVQLTHLKRLGFVCPHCDRSTNSESLMLQHIRSKHPGCPEELVQNPAAGGPELTDEFWQKEYGLVFPKRSKKRKRKLSEEEETADDTSEQPESEVKCNLCSFTSSDLTGLKEHMKVHSSSGTLNCSYCTFVSSTKTEYWEHWERNHPFTPFTFDEASAAESPNEPGSAQADKRVIIDDYSDDIEEEHVSDMRDDELIYCCFYCSFRNKALDAVQRHWSSTHKESKPTDTVKSKSSCPFRYKEMHVAADTVPMKAQSSKTEESPYELYLQRSQGDVQEVESHGAKQDGWICQWCNELCDSEVKMKTHHSMFHSHLPLNFKKRDKNKPARGYVCPECSFTTTFVNVMKSHVSKHINLFKCKYCEKAFSSPTQVSAHNAQEHPDLELKIESIQNYEALLEKIMTNVKWLKPTAGASTPEEKQVPESPKKNHAVAKKSTARPTVRPSLMPYKVKAVARKSTNPHSRFLASPRATERHHSPAKSRQFSYYGIPSSPINLSSLNTYMVVGGHRMKVNCTTLAQLINIDPKVVLRDLKHNMKNLAALKKSK